The Papio anubis isolate 15944 chromosome 1, Panubis1.0, whole genome shotgun sequence genome window below encodes:
- the STK40 gene encoding serine/threonine-protein kinase 40 isoform X1 produces MKRRASDRGAGETSARAKALGSGISGNNAKRAGPFILGPRLGNSPVPSIVQCLARKDGTDDFYQLKILTLEERGDQGIESQEERQGKMLLHTEYSLLSLLHTQDGVVHHHGLFQDRTCEIVEDTESSRMVKKMKKRICLVLDCLCAHDFSDKTADLINLQHYVIKEKRLSERETVVIFYDVVRVVEALHQKNIVHRDLKLGNMVLNKRTHRITITNFCLGKHLVSEGDLLKDQRGSPAYISPDVLSGRPYRGKPSDMWALGVVLFTMLYGQFPFYDSIPQELFRKIKAAEYTIPEDGRVSENTVCLIRKLLVLDPQQRLAAADVLEALSAIIASWQSLSSLSGPLQVVPDIDDQMSNVDSSQEAKVTEECSQYEFENYMRQQLLLAEEKSSIHDARSWVPKRQFGSVPPVRRLGHDAQPMTSLDTAILAQRYLRK; encoded by the exons ATGAAGCGGAGAGCATCAGACAGAGGAGCTGGGGAAACGTCGGCCAGGGCCAAGGCTCTAGGAAGTGGGATTTCTGGAAATAATGCAAAGAGAGCTGGACCATTCATCCTTG GTCCTCGTCTGGGCAACTCACCGGTGCCAAGCATTGTGCAGTGTTTGGCAAGGAAAGATGGCACGGATGACTTCTATCAGCTGAAG ATCCTGACCCTGGAGGAGAGGGGGGACCAAGGCATAGAGAGCCAGGAGGAGCGGCAGGGCAAGATGCTGCTGCACACCGAGTACTCGCTGCTCTCTCTCCTGCACACGCAGGACGGCGTGGTGCACCACCACGGCCTCTTCCAG GACCGCACCTGTGAAATCGTTGAGGACACAGAATCCAGCCGGATGGTTAAGAAGATGAAGAAACGCATCTGCCTCGTCCTGGACTGCCTCTGTGCTCACGACTTCAGCGACAAGACCGCTGACCTCATCAACCTGCAGCACTACGTCATCAAGGAGAAAAGGCTCAGCGAGCGGGAGACTGTGGTCATCTTCTACGACGTGGTCCGCGTGGTGGAGGCCCTGCACCAG AAGAACATCGTGCATAGAGACCTGAAGCTGGGGAACATGGTGCTCAACAAGAG GACACATCGGATAACCATCACCAACTTCTGCCTCGGGAAGCATCTGGTGAGCGAGGGGGACCTTCTGAAGGACCAGAGGGGCAGCCCTGCCTACATCAGTCCTGACGTGCTCAGTG GCCGGCCGTACCGTGGCAAGCCCAGTGACATGTGGGCCCTGGGTGTGGTGCTCTTCACCATGCTGTATGGCCAGTTCCCCTTCTACGACAGCATCCCGCAGGAGCTCTTCCGCAAGATCAAGGCTGCCGAGTACACCATCCCTGA GGATGGACGGGTTTCTGAGAACACCGTATGTCTCATCCGGAAGCTGCTGGTCCTTGACCCCCAGCAGCGCCTGGCTGCTGCCGATGTCCTGGAGGCCCTCAGTGCCATCATTGCATCGTG GCAGTCCCTGTCATCTCTGAGTGGGCCTTTGCAAGTAGTTCCTGACATCGATGACCAAATGAGCAATGTGGATAGCTCCCAGGAG GCGAAGGTGACGGAGGAGTGCTCCCAGTATGAGTTTGAGAACTACATGcggcagcagctgctgctggccGAGGAGAAGAGCTCCATCCACGACGCCCGGAGCTGGGTGCCCAAGCGGCAGTTCGGCAGTGTGCCTCCGGTGCGACGGCTGGGCCACGACGCACAGCCCATGACCTCCTTGGACACAGCCATCCTGGCGCAGCGCTACCTTCGGAAGTAA
- the STK40 gene encoding serine/threonine-protein kinase 40 isoform X2, protein MQRELDHSSLILTLEERGDQGIESQEERQGKMLLHTEYSLLSLLHTQDGVVHHHGLFQDRTCEIVEDTESSRMVKKMKKRICLVLDCLCAHDFSDKTADLINLQHYVIKEKRLSERETVVIFYDVVRVVEALHQKNIVHRDLKLGNMVLNKRTHRITITNFCLGKHLVSEGDLLKDQRGSPAYISPDVLSGRPYRGKPSDMWALGVVLFTMLYGQFPFYDSIPQELFRKIKAAEYTIPEDGRVSENTVCLIRKLLVLDPQQRLAAADVLEALSAIIASWQSLSSLSGPLQVVPDIDDQMSNVDSSQEAKVTEECSQYEFENYMRQQLLLAEEKSSIHDARSWVPKRQFGSVPPVRRLGHDAQPMTSLDTAILAQRYLRK, encoded by the exons ATGCAAAGAGAGCTGGACCATTCATCCTTG ATCCTGACCCTGGAGGAGAGGGGGGACCAAGGCATAGAGAGCCAGGAGGAGCGGCAGGGCAAGATGCTGCTGCACACCGAGTACTCGCTGCTCTCTCTCCTGCACACGCAGGACGGCGTGGTGCACCACCACGGCCTCTTCCAG GACCGCACCTGTGAAATCGTTGAGGACACAGAATCCAGCCGGATGGTTAAGAAGATGAAGAAACGCATCTGCCTCGTCCTGGACTGCCTCTGTGCTCACGACTTCAGCGACAAGACCGCTGACCTCATCAACCTGCAGCACTACGTCATCAAGGAGAAAAGGCTCAGCGAGCGGGAGACTGTGGTCATCTTCTACGACGTGGTCCGCGTGGTGGAGGCCCTGCACCAG AAGAACATCGTGCATAGAGACCTGAAGCTGGGGAACATGGTGCTCAACAAGAG GACACATCGGATAACCATCACCAACTTCTGCCTCGGGAAGCATCTGGTGAGCGAGGGGGACCTTCTGAAGGACCAGAGGGGCAGCCCTGCCTACATCAGTCCTGACGTGCTCAGTG GCCGGCCGTACCGTGGCAAGCCCAGTGACATGTGGGCCCTGGGTGTGGTGCTCTTCACCATGCTGTATGGCCAGTTCCCCTTCTACGACAGCATCCCGCAGGAGCTCTTCCGCAAGATCAAGGCTGCCGAGTACACCATCCCTGA GGATGGACGGGTTTCTGAGAACACCGTATGTCTCATCCGGAAGCTGCTGGTCCTTGACCCCCAGCAGCGCCTGGCTGCTGCCGATGTCCTGGAGGCCCTCAGTGCCATCATTGCATCGTG GCAGTCCCTGTCATCTCTGAGTGGGCCTTTGCAAGTAGTTCCTGACATCGATGACCAAATGAGCAATGTGGATAGCTCCCAGGAG GCGAAGGTGACGGAGGAGTGCTCCCAGTATGAGTTTGAGAACTACATGcggcagcagctgctgctggccGAGGAGAAGAGCTCCATCCACGACGCCCGGAGCTGGGTGCCCAAGCGGCAGTTCGGCAGTGTGCCTCCGGTGCGACGGCTGGGCCACGACGCACAGCCCATGACCTCCTTGGACACAGCCATCCTGGCGCAGCGCTACCTTCGGAAGTAA